The Parachlamydia acanthamoebae genome has a window encoding:
- a CDS encoding WecB/TagA/CpsF family glycosyltransferase, which translates to MHPRALILLGIPVSDLTQEEAVQVILKAMDTPAAQKVSHYVCFMDMEKLMQIWGWGLETIENRELLAMVFKSFLVLPTDRSLAWLSKILGNPFKETIDGNVFLSQLIKELANKKKSIFFLGGNEVEVRAFANGLKRNYPGIQIAGIECPQVRLEGESLAHMDDLDNVIVEDINKAAPDLIWIHLGSPKQEIWFKRVNQRLKAPVTIGTGDAFHFSEIDETYPQKIPSLWQRTLGTVKFSLLTLPLIGYQNLLSLFYRHKIANSVDASVKDPLLFLSSEQSFVVFQLPPILNRSASDQIMRQLKDAFGHPCLIFDWRDVVYFDLEGLNFLIQMMTRVWKEKKEIYCWGLASHLKYLFKLQRIWPLLSPHFFDTPPQFIPHFCEKESVRDHLYLSIQQKHAHVIVTFFGTMGNQFNYTSYLASWIPMIEDKGCILDFTYCTAIDSRAFGFLLQLRNYLKSHHKPLKICGLSRSLKHEFVLAKVNDSFKFFHNLEDALAKAS; encoded by the coding sequence ATGCATCCTCGAGCTCTTATTTTGCTGGGAATTCCTGTCAGTGACTTAACGCAAGAAGAAGCAGTCCAAGTCATTCTGAAAGCGATGGACACTCCTGCAGCCCAAAAAGTTTCCCATTATGTGTGCTTTATGGACATGGAAAAACTCATGCAAATTTGGGGATGGGGCTTAGAAACCATCGAGAACCGTGAACTATTAGCGATGGTTTTTAAATCATTTCTCGTTTTGCCAACGGATCGCTCACTGGCGTGGTTAAGCAAAATATTAGGAAATCCCTTTAAAGAGACGATCGATGGGAACGTATTTTTATCTCAGTTAATAAAAGAATTAGCAAATAAAAAAAAGTCCATTTTCTTTCTAGGAGGAAATGAGGTAGAAGTTAGGGCCTTTGCAAATGGCCTTAAAAGAAATTATCCAGGAATTCAAATTGCAGGAATCGAATGTCCTCAAGTACGTCTTGAAGGTGAGAGCCTCGCTCATATGGATGATTTGGATAATGTCATCGTCGAAGATATTAATAAAGCTGCTCCTGATTTAATTTGGATCCATTTGGGCAGCCCGAAACAGGAAATATGGTTTAAACGTGTTAACCAGCGTTTAAAAGCTCCTGTGACAATCGGAACGGGAGATGCATTTCACTTTTCCGAAATAGATGAGACTTATCCACAAAAAATACCGAGCTTGTGGCAAAGGACTCTGGGGACGGTGAAATTTTCCTTGCTGACCCTTCCCTTGATCGGCTACCAGAATTTGTTAAGCTTATTTTATCGACATAAAATTGCTAACTCTGTCGACGCAAGTGTTAAAGATCCTCTTTTATTTCTTTCGTCCGAACAAAGCTTTGTTGTCTTTCAGCTTCCTCCCATATTGAATCGGAGTGCCAGTGATCAAATTATGCGTCAACTAAAGGATGCATTTGGCCACCCTTGCCTTATCTTTGATTGGCGTGATGTTGTTTACTTCGATTTAGAGGGACTTAATTTTTTGATTCAAATGATGACGAGGGTTTGGAAAGAAAAAAAAGAAATCTATTGTTGGGGATTGGCATCTCATCTGAAATACTTATTTAAATTGCAGCGCATTTGGCCCCTGTTATCGCCCCATTTCTTTGATACTCCGCCCCAGTTTATTCCCCATTTTTGTGAAAAAGAAAGCGTTAGAGATCATCTCTACCTTTCGATCCAGCAAAAACATGCACATGTTATTGTCACGTTTTTCGGAACGATGGGAAATCAGTTCAATTACACAAGCTATCTAGCTAGCTGGATACCCATGATCGAAGATAAGGGGTGCATCTTAGATTTTACTTACTGTACAGCAATTGATAGTCGAGCATTCGGATTTTTGCTGCAACTAAGGAATTATTTAAAATCTCATCACAAACCTTTGAAAATTTGCGGTCTCAGTCGCAGTTTAAAGCACGAATTCGTCTTAGCAAAAGTGAATGATTCATTCAAATTTTTTCATAATCTAGAGGATGCCCTAGCTAAAGCCTCTTAA